The proteins below come from a single Roseofilum reptotaenium CS-1145 genomic window:
- a CDS encoding DUF2283 domain-containing protein, giving the protein MDKRLTFRYDKVGDILYIDVCPVYAAQESEEIGDEIIARLNPESGEIENLEILFFSKRWGEQFPLELPIDAALRLVG; this is encoded by the coding sequence CGTTTCGGTATGACAAGGTTGGAGATATTTTATATATTGATGTTTGCCCTGTCTATGCAGCTCAAGAATCAGAAGAGATTGGGGATGAAATTATTGCCCGGTTGAATCCTGAATCTGGAGAAATTGAGAATTTAGAAATTTTGTTTTTCTCAAAGCGTTGGGGAGAACAATTCCCGCTTGAGTTACCCATTGATGCAGCCTTAAGGTTGGTGGGTTAA
- a CDS encoding HepT-like ribonuclease domain-containing protein, with protein MSGDRDLIYLTHILEYIEAVETYTAQGQNVLVHDYLGGINLQRVWDAIENNLPALKGQVELMLKDFEEED; from the coding sequence ATGAGTGGTGATAGGGATTTAATTTATTTGACTCATATTTTGGAATATATCGAAGCAGTCGAGACATACACCGCTCAAGGACAGAATGTTTTAGTTCATGATTATTTGGGTGGGATTAATTTACAACGGGTTTGGGATGCTATTGAAAATAATTTGCCTGCTTTAAAGGGGCAAGTGGAACTAATGTTAAAAGATTTTGAAGAAGAAGATTGA
- a CDS encoding exopolysaccharide biosynthesis protein has translation MAQLSVEFKRYFWQENRSSEVTLAEMLELAGERVFGFLFVLLSLPSAIPIPAPGYSIPFGIVMFLLAMQLIWGAKQPWFPKRVLNGKMPLQKVQGVLDAGIPWLQKIEGLTKPRLSAVCTSLPGRVVLGVAIALMSMSMMIPIPGTNTLPAIAIFVIGFGLSEDDGFISLAGLGLSLVGATVSVGIIFFGVSILSWLKDLIF, from the coding sequence ATGGCTCAACTTTCGGTAGAATTCAAACGTTATTTTTGGCAAGAAAACCGCTCTTCTGAGGTGACTTTAGCAGAAATGCTGGAACTAGCAGGAGAGCGGGTTTTTGGTTTTTTATTTGTGTTGTTGTCGTTGCCTTCCGCTATACCCATCCCTGCACCGGGGTATTCGATTCCGTTTGGCATTGTAATGTTTTTACTTGCCATGCAGCTTATTTGGGGCGCGAAGCAGCCTTGGTTTCCAAAACGAGTTTTGAATGGAAAAATGCCGCTACAGAAGGTTCAGGGCGTTCTAGACGCAGGGATTCCGTGGCTTCAGAAGATTGAAGGGTTGACCAAACCTCGTCTGAGTGCAGTCTGTACAAGTTTACCGGGGCGAGTGGTGTTAGGGGTGGCGATCGCCCTGATGTCGATGTCGATGATGATTCCCATTCCTGGAACGAATACCTTACCGGCGATCGCCATTTTCGTCATCGGTTTTGGCTTATCTGAAGATGACGGATTTATCAGTTTAGCCGGACTGGGACTGTCTCTAGTCGGAGCAACAGTTTCTGTGGGGATTATTTTCTTTGGCGTGAGTATTTTAAGTTGGCTCAAAGATCTAATATTCTAG
- a CDS encoding nucleotidyltransferase family protein, whose product MSLQGLLVEKREQILEIAAKHGAFNVRVFGSVARGEETEESDIDFLIDYDPTRTTAWFPGGLLMDLQDLLGRRVDVLTGDGVSALIKNRILAEAQPL is encoded by the coding sequence ATGTCTTTACAGGGTTTATTAGTGGAAAAACGGGAACAAATTCTAGAAATTGCTGCCAAGCATGGCGCTTTTAATGTCCGGGTGTTTGGCTCAGTAGCACGAGGAGAAGAGACAGAGGAGAGTGATATAGATTTTTTGATTGATTATGACCCAACCAGGACTACAGCTTGGTTTCCAGGAGGATTATTGATGGATTTACAGGATTTGTTAGGGCGGCGAGTTGATGTACTTACTGGAGATGGCGTTAGTGCTTTGATTAAGAATCGGATTTTGGCAGAGGCACAACCTTTATGA
- a CDS encoding nucleotidyltransferase family protein has product MYLKDLLQEKREQILELAEKHGAFNVRVFGSVARGEETEESDIDFLIDYDLERISSWFPVGLIHDLQDLLGCKIDVVTESGLKPRVRDNVLQDCIQL; this is encoded by the coding sequence ATGTATCTAAAGGATTTATTACAAGAAAAACGGGAACAGATTTTAGAACTGGCAGAAAAGCACGGCGCGTTTAATGTGCGCGTTTTTGGCTCAGTAGCACGAGGAGAAGAGACAGAGGAAAGTGATATTGATTTCTTAATTGATTATGACCTAGAGCGGATTTCATCTTGGTTTCCTGTAGGTTTAATTCATGATTTACAGGATTTGTTGGGGTGTAAGATAGATGTAGTCACAGAAAGTGGCTTAAAACCTAGGGTTCGAGACAATGTGTTACAAGACTGTATTCAGCTATGA
- a CDS encoding aminopeptidase P N-terminal domain-containing protein, translating to MKDEYRQRRERLMANMAKSTAIFRSASLAVMHRDVEHPFRQDSDFFYLTGFNEPEAVAVLAPHHEEHRFILFVQPKEWEKEVWSGYRVGVEDAKAIYGADEAYPIAELEEKLPQYLSKADRLYYHFGIDELFNQTILKQWQSLLRQYAKKGFGPTALEDPMTLLHPLRLVKSETELELMRKAIAISVEAHHLAWDMAKPGIYEYEIQAEMEYLFRRRGGVGPAYPSIVASGANACVLHYIENSRALEAGDLLLIDAGCSYGYYNGDITRTYPVGGKYGMEQRVIYEIVLEAQRQAIAQIKPGNPFSAVHDTAVQVLVEGMIELGFLVGEPEELIKEEKYKPYYMHRTSHWLGLDVHDVGAYKQNEEESQVLQPGQVLTVEPGMYIAPLVKPAEEQPEVPPQWRGIGVRIEDDVLVTENGYEVLTAGIPKMPEELESK from the coding sequence CTGAAAGACGAATATCGCCAACGTCGGGAAAGATTAATGGCGAACATGGCAAAAAGTACGGCGATTTTTCGTAGCGCTTCCTTAGCAGTTATGCACCGTGATGTGGAGCATCCCTTTCGCCAGGATAGCGATTTTTTCTATCTGACAGGGTTTAATGAACCGGAAGCGGTGGCAGTGTTAGCACCTCACCATGAAGAACACCGGTTTATTTTGTTTGTGCAACCGAAGGAGTGGGAGAAGGAAGTTTGGAGTGGTTATCGGGTAGGGGTGGAAGATGCTAAGGCTATCTATGGTGCGGATGAAGCCTATCCTATTGCCGAGTTAGAAGAAAAATTACCTCAGTATTTGTCGAAGGCCGATCGCCTATATTATCACTTTGGTATTGATGAACTGTTTAATCAGACGATTTTGAAGCAGTGGCAGTCTCTGCTCAGACAATACGCAAAAAAAGGCTTTGGCCCTACGGCTCTGGAAGACCCGATGACTCTGTTACATCCGCTACGCTTGGTGAAGAGTGAGACGGAATTAGAGCTGATGCGTAAGGCGATCGCTATTTCTGTCGAAGCCCATCATTTAGCTTGGGATATGGCGAAACCCGGAATTTATGAGTACGAAATTCAAGCAGAAATGGAGTACCTTTTCCGTCGTCGGGGAGGGGTTGGCCCAGCTTATCCTTCGATTGTTGCTTCTGGTGCGAATGCCTGTGTTCTTCACTACATTGAGAACTCCCGCGCCTTAGAAGCGGGAGATTTATTACTCATTGATGCGGGGTGTTCCTATGGCTATTACAACGGTGATATTACCCGTACTTATCCGGTTGGTGGAAAGTATGGAATGGAACAACGGGTGATTTATGAGATTGTCCTCGAAGCCCAACGGCAGGCGATCGCCCAAATCAAACCCGGTAATCCCTTTAGCGCCGTTCATGATACTGCTGTTCAAGTCCTCGTCGAAGGCATGATTGAATTAGGGTTTTTAGTCGGAGAACCAGAAGAACTCATCAAAGAAGAAAAATATAAACCCTATTATATGCATCGCACCAGTCATTGGCTCGGTCTGGATGTTCATGATGTGGGAGCCTATAAACAAAATGAGGAAGAGTCGCAAGTACTACAACCAGGTCAAGTATTAACCGTAGAACCGGGCATGTACATTGCTCCTTTGGTCAAACCCGCAGAAGAGCAACCTGAAGTCCCTCCCCAATGGCGAGGGATTGGCGTGCGGATTGAAGATGATGTTTTAGTTACCGAAAATGGCTATGAAGTACTGACGGCTGGCATTCCTAAAATGCCCGAAGAATTAGAAAGCAAATAG
- a CDS encoding HepT-like ribonuclease domain-containing protein — protein sequence MRSDLERIKDMHESIANIERYAARGKDAFFEDELIQTWMLYHLQILGEAARAMSQDLKDRYPNIEWHKIIAFRNLAVHEYFQVDLNIVWRIVEQELSLLKRDIESILLYFSEHTE from the coding sequence ATGAGAAGTGACTTAGAACGGATAAAGGATATGCACGAAAGTATTGCCAATATTGAGCGATATGCTGCCAGGGGTAAGGATGCTTTCTTTGAAGATGAGTTGATACAAACATGGATGTTGTACCACTTACAAATTTTGGGTGAGGCAGCTAGAGCAATGTCTCAAGATCTGAAAGATCGATATCCCAATATTGAGTGGCACAAAATTATTGCTTTTCGTAACTTGGCAGTACATGAATATTTTCAGGTTGACTTGAATATCGTTTGGCGCATTGTTGAACAAGAATTATCGCTTTTGAAACGGGATATTGAATCGATCCTTCTCTATTTTTCAGAGCATACAGAATGA
- a CDS encoding diheme cytochrome C: MLKRKYRYSLFPSLKRRSPLILVTLIFLWSVTLGWGLSTLNQPAFSQSSLKSVDLVPEQHQLGEELYQENCGSCHLALPPAVMPTETWRQLIQDEQHYGILIDPILNPGRLLVWKYIQVFSRPLLKDESTPYRLRNSRYFKALHPQVEFQERIELSQCVSCHPSAQAFNFRELTPEWE; encoded by the coding sequence ATGTTGAAACGTAAGTATCGCTATTCCCTATTCCCTAGTCTAAAGCGGCGATCGCCCCTAATCCTCGTTACCCTCATTTTCCTCTGGTCGGTAACATTAGGATGGGGATTATCTACCCTCAATCAACCCGCCTTTTCCCAATCTTCCCTTAAATCAGTCGATCTTGTCCCCGAACAACATCAACTGGGAGAAGAACTTTATCAAGAAAATTGTGGCAGTTGTCACCTCGCCCTTCCTCCTGCGGTGATGCCGACTGAAACCTGGCGACAACTGATTCAAGATGAACAGCATTATGGCATATTAATTGACCCTATCCTCAACCCCGGTCGGTTATTGGTTTGGAAATATATTCAAGTCTTTTCTCGTCCCTTACTTAAGGATGAATCAACTCCCTATCGCCTACGGAATTCCCGCTATTTTAAGGCCCTTCATCCACAAGTTGAGTTTCAAGAGAGAATTGAGTTGAGTCAATGTGTTTCTTGTCATCCTAGCGCCCAAGCGTTTAACTTTCGAGAATTAACCCCAGAGTGGGAATAA
- the ureC gene encoding urease subunit alpha, whose product MGYRMDRLAYAQTYGPTVGDRLRLADTELIIEVEQDYTTYGDEVKFGGGKVIRDGMGQSPISNADGAVDMVITNALILDWWGIVKADIGIKDGKIAKIGKAGNPNIQNNVDIIIGPGTEAVAGEGMILTAGGIDSHIHFICPQQIETAIASGITTMIGGGTGPATGTNATTCTPGPWNMYRMLQAAEAFPMNLGFLGKGNSSQPEALREQVVAGAMGLKLHEDWGTTPATIDTCLSVADEYDVQVAIHTDTLNEAGFVETTIEAFKNRAIHTYHTEGAGGGHAPDIIRVCGLANVLPSSTNPTRPYTLNTLEEHLDMLMVCHHLDRSIPEDVAFAESRIRRETIAAEDILHDLGAFSMIASDSQAMGRVGEVIIRTWQTGHKMKVQRGPLPEDSSRNDNTRAKRYVAKYTINPAITHGIAEQVGSVEEGKLADLCLWKAAFFGVKPEIVIKGGAIAYAQMGDANASIPTPQPVHMRPMFASFGSALSATSLTFVSQAALERNIATQLGLQKPTIAVANTRQLTKQDLKLNDALPEIEVDPQTYEVRADGELLTCEPATVLPMAQRYFLF is encoded by the coding sequence ATGGGTTATCGGATGGATCGCCTCGCGTATGCACAAACCTATGGGCCGACAGTAGGCGATCGCCTGCGCTTGGCAGATACAGAGTTAATTATTGAAGTGGAACAGGATTACACCACTTACGGTGATGAGGTAAAATTTGGTGGTGGCAAGGTAATCCGAGATGGTATGGGCCAGTCTCCCATTTCTAATGCTGATGGCGCGGTAGATATGGTGATTACCAATGCACTCATTTTAGACTGGTGGGGAATTGTAAAAGCCGATATTGGTATCAAAGACGGCAAGATCGCCAAGATTGGCAAAGCCGGGAATCCCAATATTCAGAATAATGTGGATATTATTATCGGCCCCGGTACGGAAGCAGTGGCTGGAGAAGGCATGATTCTCACGGCTGGAGGCATTGATTCTCACATTCATTTTATCTGTCCCCAGCAAATCGAAACGGCGATCGCCTCCGGCATCACCACAATGATCGGCGGAGGAACGGGCCCCGCAACCGGAACCAATGCCACCACCTGCACCCCCGGCCCCTGGAATATGTACCGCATGTTACAAGCGGCTGAAGCATTTCCCATGAACTTGGGCTTTTTAGGTAAAGGCAATAGCTCCCAACCCGAAGCACTGCGGGAACAAGTGGTTGCAGGAGCTATGGGTTTAAAACTCCATGAAGATTGGGGCACTACTCCAGCGACCATTGATACCTGTTTATCCGTTGCCGATGAATATGATGTGCAAGTCGCCATTCACACCGATACCCTGAATGAAGCAGGATTTGTCGAAACCACCATTGAAGCGTTTAAAAATCGTGCCATTCATACCTATCACACCGAAGGCGCAGGAGGAGGACATGCACCGGATATTATTCGAGTTTGTGGTCTAGCTAATGTTCTCCCTTCCTCCACCAACCCCACCAGACCCTATACCCTCAATACCCTAGAAGAGCATCTCGATATGCTGATGGTTTGCCATCACCTTGACCGTTCTATTCCCGAAGATGTGGCCTTTGCCGAGTCCCGTATCCGTCGGGAAACGATCGCCGCCGAGGATATTTTGCACGATCTGGGCGCATTTAGCATGATCGCCTCCGACTCCCAAGCGATGGGCCGAGTTGGTGAAGTGATTATTCGCACCTGGCAAACCGGTCATAAAATGAAGGTACAGCGCGGCCCTTTACCGGAAGATAGCAGCCGCAATGATAATACCCGTGCCAAGCGCTACGTTGCTAAATATACCATTAATCCCGCCATCACCCATGGTATTGCCGAGCAAGTAGGGTCAGTGGAAGAAGGGAAATTAGCTGATTTATGTCTGTGGAAGGCGGCATTTTTCGGCGTGAAACCGGAAATTGTCATTAAGGGGGGCGCGATCGCCTATGCTCAAATGGGAGATGCGAACGCCAGTATCCCCACCCCTCAACCCGTACATATGCGTCCCATGTTTGCCAGCTTTGGGTCTGCGCTCTCAGCAACCTCATTAACCTTTGTCTCGCAAGCAGCCTTAGAGCGCAATATTGCTACCCAACTTGGTTTGCAAAAACCCACCATAGCCGTTGCTAATACCCGTCAACTGACCAAACAGGATCTCAAACTCAATGATGCTCTACCTGAAATTGAAGTTGACCCTCAAACCTACGAAGTCCGCGCAGACGGTGAACTGCTCACCTGCGAACCTGCCACCGTTTTACCCATGGCCCAACGGTATTTTCTCTTTTAA